A DNA window from Sporosarcina sp. ANT_H38 contains the following coding sequences:
- the hisB gene encoding imidazoleglycerol-phosphate dehydratase HisB, whose translation MRSKSISRQTAETKINLDFLIDGSGKTNIKTGVGFFDHMLTLFTNHGRFDLTVECDGDIEVDQHHSVEDIGIVLGQAFYESIGSKEGIERYATVSTPMDEALSTVSIDISGRPFFVYNVEGLKDKVGEFDTELVEEFFQAFTSHAKVTLHINLQYGKNSHHIIESIFKGFGRALRVASTINPDVKGVPSTKGIL comes from the coding sequence ATGCGCAGTAAATCGATTTCAAGGCAGACCGCAGAAACCAAGATTAATTTGGATTTTTTGATTGATGGAAGTGGAAAAACGAATATCAAAACAGGCGTTGGATTTTTTGATCATATGCTGACATTATTTACGAATCATGGTCGATTTGATTTGACGGTTGAATGTGATGGAGACATCGAAGTTGACCAGCATCACTCCGTCGAAGATATCGGAATCGTATTAGGACAAGCGTTCTATGAAAGTATTGGATCAAAGGAAGGCATTGAACGCTATGCAACGGTGTCAACACCGATGGATGAAGCGTTATCAACAGTTTCAATTGATATTAGCGGACGTCCATTTTTCGTTTATAACGTAGAGGGTTTGAAAGATAAAGTAGGGGAGTTCGATACCGAGCTCGTCGAGGAGTTTTTCCAAGCATTCACAAGTCATGCCAAAGTGACATTGCATATCAATTTACAGTACGGGAAAAACAGTCACCATATCATCGAATCAATTTTCAAAGGATTCGGACGTGCATTGCGCGTAGCAAGTACAATTAATCCGGATGTAAAGGGTGTTCCGTCAACGAAGGGAATTCTATAA
- the hisA gene encoding 1-(5-phosphoribosyl)-5-[(5-phosphoribosylamino)methylideneamino]imidazole-4-carboxamide isomerase, with product MILFPAIDIRDGKCVRLIQGDYDQEIIYNDSPTAMAKEWEKQGAEYIHVVDLDGAKTGNSLNREAIQAIAMSVSIPVQVGGGIRTMEIIDGHIASGVSRVIIGTAAIQDKPLLKQAVEKYGDKIAVSIDARKGFVATDGWTKTSDVLAVDLLSELEILGVKTVVYTDIMKDGMMQGPNFHELEIMDKASTIDIIASGGVSTVEDIVQLREVELYGAIIGKALYEGKISLKKVLGGK from the coding sequence ATGATTTTATTTCCAGCCATCGATATTCGCGATGGGAAATGTGTAAGGTTAATACAAGGAGATTATGATCAAGAAATTATTTATAATGATTCACCTACAGCGATGGCGAAGGAATGGGAAAAGCAAGGTGCGGAATACATTCACGTTGTCGATTTAGATGGAGCTAAAACGGGTAACTCATTGAATCGTGAAGCAATCCAGGCGATTGCTATGAGCGTATCGATTCCGGTTCAAGTAGGCGGTGGAATCCGGACGATGGAAATTATTGACGGACATATCGCATCTGGTGTAAGTCGCGTAATCATTGGGACGGCCGCAATTCAGGATAAACCATTATTAAAGCAAGCCGTAGAAAAATACGGTGATAAAATTGCAGTTTCCATCGATGCGAGAAAAGGATTTGTTGCAACGGATGGCTGGACTAAAACGAGTGATGTGTTGGCAGTCGACTTGTTAAGCGAACTAGAAATATTAGGTGTGAAAACGGTCGTTTATACGGACATTATGAAAGATGGAATGATGCAAGGGCCTAATTTTCACGAACTTGAAATTATGGACAAAGCATCTACCATAGATATTATTGCTTCAGGCGGTGTCTCCACTGTAGAGGATATCGTTCAGTTACGGGAAGTCGAATTATACGGGGCAATTATCGGCAAAGCTTTATATGAAGGTAAGATATCATTAAAAAAAGTATTAGGGGGAAAATGA
- the hisF gene encoding imidazole glycerol phosphate synthase subunit HisF, whose amino-acid sequence MTIKRIIPCLDFDNGKVVKGKKFLEVKEVADPLTLAKKYVADGADELVFYDIAASTKNRAMFLDLIAEIAKEVPIPFIVGGGIRTVEDIQKVFDAGGDKVSINSAALSNPTLIEEAAKRFGSERIILSMDVNEVGPSKWSVFSNGGMKDTGIDAIEWAKQAEKWGAGELVVNSIGEDGVKDGYNLELTRAIAEAVSIPVIASGGAGIPEHFHTVLTEGKADAALAASVFHFEDINIGELKTYLADKNTSVEVD is encoded by the coding sequence ATGACAATTAAACGGATTATACCATGCCTAGATTTTGATAACGGTAAAGTCGTAAAAGGGAAAAAGTTTTTGGAAGTTAAAGAAGTTGCAGATCCACTGACATTAGCAAAAAAATATGTAGCTGACGGTGCAGATGAACTTGTGTTTTACGACATTGCCGCTTCAACAAAGAACCGTGCAATGTTCCTTGACCTCATTGCAGAAATTGCGAAAGAAGTACCTATTCCATTTATTGTCGGCGGGGGCATACGTACTGTCGAAGATATCCAAAAGGTCTTTGATGCAGGCGGGGATAAAGTATCTATTAACAGTGCAGCGCTTAGCAATCCAACATTAATAGAAGAAGCAGCGAAAAGATTCGGTTCTGAGCGTATTATTCTTTCGATGGATGTCAATGAAGTGGGCCCATCCAAATGGTCTGTTTTCTCAAACGGAGGAATGAAAGATACAGGTATAGACGCTATTGAATGGGCGAAGCAGGCTGAAAAATGGGGCGCCGGGGAACTGGTTGTTAATAGTATTGGAGAAGATGGCGTAAAAGATGGCTATAATCTCGAGTTGACGAGAGCGATTGCAGAAGCAGTCAGCATCCCTGTCATTGCAAGTGGTGGAGCAGGGATCCCTGAACACTTCCATACTGTATTGACTGAAGGAAAAGCAGATGCTGCGCTTGCTGCATCTGTCTTCCATTTCGAAGACATTAATATCGGTGAATTAAAAACATATCTAGCTGATAAAAATACATCTGTTGAGGTCGACTGA
- the hisIE gene encoding bifunctional phosphoribosyl-AMP cyclohydrolase/phosphoribosyl-ATP diphosphatase HisIE encodes MTMTIQIDTLKFDENGLIPAIVQDDRTGNVLMLAYMNKESLQMTIDTKETWFFSRSRQELWNKGATSGNRQIVKNLSMDCDSDAILVQVSPLGPACHTGEVSCFYNRISDEVVKTRSIVHDITDEIKNRRANPIEGSYTSYLFREGLDKILKKVGEETTEVVIGAKNRDKAEVTSELADLTYHSLVLMEELGVSVEDVKNELRKRRPKSEVLRDE; translated from the coding sequence CTGACTATGACGATACAAATCGACACATTAAAATTTGACGAAAATGGACTGATTCCTGCAATTGTTCAAGACGACCGGACAGGGAATGTATTAATGCTTGCTTATATGAATAAAGAGTCGTTGCAGATGACGATTGACACGAAAGAGACTTGGTTTTTCAGCAGATCAAGACAAGAGTTATGGAACAAAGGAGCAACTTCTGGCAATCGGCAAATTGTGAAGAACTTGTCAATGGACTGTGATAGTGATGCGATTTTGGTACAAGTTTCGCCACTAGGTCCGGCTTGTCATACGGGAGAAGTGTCTTGTTTCTACAATCGGATTTCCGATGAGGTTGTAAAGACTCGCTCAATCGTCCATGACATAACTGATGAAATAAAAAATCGACGTGCTAACCCTATAGAAGGATCATACACATCGTACTTGTTCCGTGAAGGCTTAGATAAAATCTTGAAAAAAGTGGGTGAAGAAACAACTGAAGTTGTCATTGGCGCAAAAAATCGTGATAAGGCTGAAGTAACTAGTGAACTTGCAGATTTGACATATCACTCTTTGGTATTGATGGAAGAGTTAGGTGTCAGTGTTGAAGATGTCAAAAATGAATTGCGAAAAAGGCGACCCAAAAGTGAAGTTCTACGAGATGAGTAA
- the hisC gene encoding histidinol-phosphate transaminase: MSKFWSSMVKRTEPYIPGEQVEQANIVKLNTNENPYPPSPKVTAAIKEEIGRSLQLYPSPTANELRETIGRHYGLSTDEVFVGNGSDEVLAFSFMAFFEPGHPIRFPNVTYSFYPVYAKLFDIPYEEVPLNKDFTLCVDSFFQSHGGVILPNPNAPTSIYAGLEHIEKIVQNNPDQVVIIDEAYIDFATESAAKLIRKYDNVLVIQTTSKSRSLAGLRVGFAMGDPSLINALIRIKDSFNSYTLDRLALVGAKAAFEDVAYFTDTVGKIIATREKTKDSLQNLDFNVLPSQANFVFVSHKTVPAEVLYHELKKEGMLVRYFNKPGIDNYLRITIGTDEQMKQLVKRLSEIIKL, from the coding sequence ATGAGTAAATTTTGGAGCTCAATGGTGAAACGGACTGAACCCTATATTCCCGGGGAGCAAGTCGAACAAGCGAATATCGTAAAATTGAATACCAATGAAAACCCTTATCCTCCGAGTCCGAAAGTAACGGCAGCTATCAAGGAGGAGATAGGGCGATCCCTTCAATTGTATCCATCCCCAACAGCAAATGAGCTGCGCGAAACGATAGGAAGGCACTATGGGCTTTCCACAGACGAGGTATTCGTAGGGAATGGTTCGGACGAAGTATTGGCATTTTCTTTCATGGCATTTTTTGAACCTGGCCATCCTATCCGTTTTCCTAATGTAACATATAGCTTCTACCCGGTATATGCAAAGTTATTTGATATTCCTTATGAAGAAGTGCCGTTAAATAAGGATTTCACATTGTGTGTTGATAGTTTCTTCCAGTCCCATGGTGGTGTCATTTTACCGAATCCTAATGCCCCAACTAGTATCTATGCCGGACTTGAGCACATTGAAAAAATTGTCCAAAACAATCCCGACCAAGTTGTTATCATCGACGAGGCGTATATCGATTTCGCAACGGAATCAGCGGCAAAGCTGATCCGGAAGTATGATAATGTACTTGTAATCCAGACCACATCGAAATCACGTTCACTAGCCGGCTTACGTGTCGGCTTCGCGATGGGGGACCCTTCATTGATCAATGCATTGATACGTATCAAAGACTCGTTTAACTCGTATACATTGGATCGTCTTGCACTTGTGGGCGCAAAAGCGGCGTTTGAAGATGTAGCGTATTTTACAGATACTGTGGGAAAAATCATCGCAACACGAGAAAAAACAAAAGATTCATTGCAAAATCTTGATTTCAATGTCCTTCCGTCACAGGCGAATTTTGTTTTTGTGTCGCACAAAACTGTACCAGCAGAAGTCCTTTATCATGAATTAAAAAAAGAAGGCATGCTCGTCAGGTATTTCAACAAACCGGGGATTGACAATTATTTACGTATTACAATTGGCACAGATGAGCAAATGAAGCAATTGGTTAAGAGATTAAGTGAAATTATCAAGTTGTAA
- the rlmN gene encoding 23S rRNA (adenine(2503)-C(2))-methyltransferase RlmN, with the protein MKNSIYGLTIEQLTEWLLEQGQKKFRAAQIWDWLYKKRVTNFADMKNINQECIDLLEANFVMRTLEQTVKQESEDGTIKFLFKMQDGNLIETVLMKFPYGQSVCVTTQVGCNIGCSFCASGLLKKSRDLTAGEIVEQIMEVQHHLDAKEQEERVSHIVVMGIGEPFDNYANLMDFLRVVNDQKGLSIGARHITVSTSGNPQRIKEFAEENIQINLAVSLHAPNNELRTRVMKINKAFPIEKLMDSIDYYLETTNRRITFEYIMLQDVNDHVAEAQQLAKLLENKRHLSYVNLIPYNPVDEHDQYRRSTPEDIKAFYETLKRKGINCGVRLEHGTDIDAACGQLRSKQIKKEKTV; encoded by the coding sequence ATGAAAAACTCGATATACGGACTCACAATTGAACAACTGACAGAATGGTTACTGGAACAGGGACAAAAAAAATTCCGTGCTGCTCAAATTTGGGACTGGTTATACAAGAAACGAGTCACAAACTTTGCGGACATGAAAAATATTAATCAAGAATGCATTGATTTGCTGGAAGCGAACTTTGTCATGCGGACGCTGGAGCAGACTGTCAAGCAGGAGTCTGAAGACGGAACTATCAAGTTCCTATTCAAAATGCAGGATGGCAACTTGATTGAAACCGTATTGATGAAATTCCCTTACGGCCAATCGGTCTGTGTAACGACACAAGTCGGCTGTAATATTGGCTGTAGTTTCTGTGCAAGCGGATTGTTGAAAAAGAGCCGTGATTTGACTGCGGGAGAGATTGTAGAGCAAATCATGGAAGTACAGCATCACCTTGATGCGAAAGAGCAAGAAGAGCGTGTTAGTCATATTGTTGTTATGGGAATTGGCGAACCATTCGACAATTACGCAAACTTGATGGATTTCCTACGTGTCGTCAATGACCAAAAAGGACTTTCGATTGGAGCACGTCATATTACTGTTTCAACAAGTGGTAATCCACAACGCATTAAAGAATTTGCAGAAGAAAATATCCAAATCAACTTAGCCGTTTCTTTGCATGCGCCGAATAATGAACTTCGTACACGCGTTATGAAAATTAACAAAGCATTCCCGATTGAGAAGTTGATGGACTCCATCGATTATTATTTGGAAACGACAAATCGCAGAATAACGTTTGAATATATTATGTTGCAGGACGTGAATGATCATGTCGCAGAAGCGCAACAATTAGCAAAACTGCTTGAAAACAAACGTCACCTGTCATATGTCAACTTGATACCCTACAACCCTGTTGACGAACATGACCAATATCGTCGCAGTACACCAGAAGATATTAAAGCATTTTATGAAACGCTTAAAAGAAAAGGTATCAATTGCGGCGTCCGTCTTGAGCACGGAACAGACATTGACGCAGCTTGTGGCCAGTTACGAAGTAAGCAGATTAAGAAAGAAAAAACAGTTTAA
- a CDS encoding general stress protein — MTTKNTVENVVQAKVKIEELVTQGYTHDDIYIFAHDKKRANHITDALDTENVGMKEQGFLDSMKNMFSSRGDELRSKMEAAGLSTAEAADAEKELDQGKLIIIAKK, encoded by the coding sequence ATGACTACAAAAAATACTGTTGAAAACGTCGTTCAAGCAAAAGTAAAAATCGAGGAATTGGTGACACAAGGTTATACACATGATGACATCTATATTTTTGCACATGATAAAAAGAGAGCAAATCATATTACAGATGCACTTGATACAGAAAACGTAGGAATGAAAGAACAGGGTTTCTTGGATAGCATGAAGAACATGTTCTCTTCACGCGGCGATGAGCTCCGTAGCAAGATGGAAGCTGCCGGTCTGTCTACTGCAGAAGCTGCCGATGCTGAGAAGGAGCTTGACCAAGGTAAACTTATCATTATCGCAAAGAAATAA
- a CDS encoding ABC transporter ATP-binding protein, which produces MLKLSNVTVAYKDKVVLENLNLTADKGEIIGVVAPNGTGKTTLFNVMANFIKPNSGSVTLNGKYAYRNEKEELLIHKQLTTFPEQSDLFDELSGIDHLNLYANMWKGSSRHVPEIIERLRMGHYVNKKVRTYSLGMRQRLCFAMMAAADTPVMLMDEVMNGLDISNVALISECLIEMKKNEKLIFVASHLLGNLDLYADRVVFLKNGKIVHEQHFTKENEAYLKIEMDAQRYEKLKNESALPADHLFIADYLLCIPLKGMGVPEQTNWIERMLDFNRKKLTVGPLGTVEYYEKYYFDKE; this is translated from the coding sequence ATGCTTAAATTATCGAATGTAACTGTTGCTTACAAGGATAAAGTCGTATTGGAAAATTTGAATCTCACTGCTGATAAAGGAGAAATAATCGGTGTTGTCGCTCCTAACGGAACTGGAAAAACGACTTTGTTTAATGTGATGGCGAATTTTATCAAACCGAATTCAGGTAGTGTGACGTTAAATGGGAAATATGCGTACCGAAATGAGAAAGAAGAACTGTTGATTCATAAGCAATTGACGACTTTCCCTGAACAAAGCGATTTGTTTGATGAGTTGTCTGGCATCGACCATTTGAACTTATACGCTAATATGTGGAAAGGTTCATCACGTCATGTACCAGAAATCATCGAGCGATTGCGTATGGGTCACTATGTCAATAAAAAGGTGCGTACGTATTCGTTAGGAATGCGCCAGCGGTTATGCTTCGCTATGATGGCTGCGGCAGACACGCCTGTTATGCTGATGGACGAAGTGATGAATGGACTAGATATATCGAATGTCGCATTGATTTCTGAATGCTTAATAGAAATGAAAAAGAATGAGAAACTAATTTTTGTCGCATCACATCTACTTGGAAACCTGGATCTTTATGCGGATCGGGTAGTTTTTTTGAAAAACGGAAAAATTGTTCATGAACAACATTTCACAAAAGAAAATGAGGCCTATCTTAAAATCGAGATGGATGCCCAGCGGTATGAAAAGCTAAAGAATGAGTCTGCTCTACCAGCCGACCATCTTTTCATTGCAGATTACCTATTGTGCATACCGCTAAAAGGAATGGGTGTACCAGAGCAAACAAATTGGATAGAACGGATGCTTGACTTCAACAGGAAAAAATTGACAGTAGGGCCTTTAGGGACGGTGGAGTATTATGAAAAATACTATTTTGATAAGGAATAA
- a CDS encoding methyl-accepting chemotaxis protein: MSQIVKHIHSTDDILDAFQKVAPYLNKLVQDDITIGIYDTKQLLLNIPGETFALNVKAGDPLEPGDIITNAIKENKDQSSLVPKEIFGFPLIARAIPLQDEHGKVIGGIGIGTSMEKSNSLFIVAESLSAIVEETAASLEEIAGSVTQLADQVSEVMKLMTEVSTGAKEIGKVSTVVRGLSDQSNLLGLNAAIEAARAGDAGKGFNVVAKEIRKLATNSKENVTQIDELTKNISNSILNLTNAFSGINELTTNQAASIEQISATVQEISRNAHSLSTMAESSLIN, encoded by the coding sequence ATGTCTCAAATAGTGAAACACATACACTCGACAGATGACATATTGGATGCATTTCAAAAAGTAGCCCCTTATTTAAACAAATTGGTTCAAGACGATATTACGATTGGAATTTACGATACAAAACAGCTACTCCTCAATATACCCGGGGAAACATTCGCGCTAAATGTCAAAGCTGGAGACCCCCTCGAACCTGGAGATATAATCACAAATGCAATCAAAGAAAACAAAGATCAGTCTTCCTTGGTGCCAAAGGAGATTTTCGGCTTCCCGTTAATCGCTCGTGCTATTCCACTGCAGGATGAACATGGAAAAGTTATTGGCGGCATCGGAATTGGTACAAGCATGGAAAAATCCAATAGTCTATTTATTGTTGCAGAGAGCCTTTCAGCAATCGTTGAAGAGACGGCCGCTTCCCTAGAGGAAATAGCAGGATCAGTTACACAACTAGCTGATCAAGTGTCCGAAGTAATGAAGCTGATGACAGAAGTAAGTACCGGTGCAAAAGAAATCGGGAAAGTTTCCACTGTCGTTAGAGGTCTTTCTGACCAAAGTAATCTACTCGGTTTAAACGCTGCAATCGAAGCTGCTAGAGCCGGGGATGCTGGGAAGGGATTTAATGTCGTTGCCAAAGAAATTCGAAAGCTCGCGACAAATTCAAAAGAAAATGTTACTCAAATTGATGAATTAACTAAAAATATTTCAAACTCCATTCTAAATTTGACTAACGCTTTTTCTGGTATTAATGAATTGACTACAAATCAAGCTGCATCGATTGAGCAAATTTCAGCAACTGTTCAAGAAATTAGCCGTAATGCACATAGTCTGTCCACGATGGCTGAAAGCTCATTAATTAATTAA
- a CDS encoding aldehyde dehydrogenase family protein: protein MLTIQSLSKQYIGGSWRDGESENTLTNTNPYNGEILSILKMATINDVDQAYKASLDAKEQWDKVNAYKKRDILEKAAHYIQQHEEEITEMIIDELGGTRLKAAFEIGLVVNMVKEAATFPLRMEGKILPSIEDEKENRLYRIPVGVVGVISPFNFPFFLSMKSVAPAIGAGNGVVLKPHEETPVTGGTLIAKIFEEAGVPKGLLNVVVTDIKEIGDSFIEHPIPRIISFTGSTKVGSHIGQVAIKNFKKPILELGGNSAFIIMEDADLDYAVNAAAFSRFTHQGQICMCANRVLVHRSAYKLFLEKFKEKVSSLKVGDPRDPETIIGPVVNERQASNLRSIINKGIEQGASALLEGKMTGNLVEPTILIDVTPAMQIAQEELFGPVVCVIPFDTEEEAIAIANDTRFGLSGAIHTSNVERGVQMAKKIHSGMIHVNDITINDEPIVAFGGENQSGIGRLNGQWSLDEFTTMKWISVNYGQRNFPY, encoded by the coding sequence ATGTTAACCATTCAATCACTTAGCAAACAGTATATAGGAGGTTCTTGGAGAGATGGGGAAAGTGAAAATACCCTCACGAACACTAATCCTTATAACGGTGAAATATTGTCCATTTTAAAGATGGCAACAATCAATGACGTAGATCAAGCATATAAAGCTTCTTTAGACGCAAAAGAACAATGGGACAAAGTGAATGCCTATAAAAAACGTGATATCCTCGAAAAAGCTGCCCATTACATCCAACAACACGAGGAAGAAATTACTGAAATGATTATCGACGAATTAGGTGGGACTCGATTAAAAGCCGCATTTGAAATCGGACTTGTTGTTAATATGGTTAAAGAAGCAGCCACCTTCCCCTTAAGGATGGAAGGGAAAATTTTGCCTTCTATCGAAGATGAAAAAGAGAACAGATTATATCGTATTCCAGTAGGAGTTGTCGGTGTCATAAGTCCATTCAACTTCCCATTCTTCTTATCCATGAAATCAGTGGCGCCTGCTATTGGTGCTGGAAACGGTGTTGTATTAAAACCACATGAAGAAACACCTGTTACCGGAGGAACGCTTATTGCGAAAATATTCGAAGAAGCTGGCGTTCCGAAAGGTCTGTTAAATGTCGTTGTTACGGATATCAAAGAAATAGGCGACTCATTTATTGAACATCCAATTCCACGAATTATTTCATTTACAGGTTCTACAAAAGTGGGCAGTCATATTGGGCAGGTCGCCATTAAAAACTTCAAGAAGCCAATTTTAGAATTAGGCGGAAACAGCGCCTTTATCATTATGGAAGATGCCGATCTAGACTACGCAGTAAACGCTGCAGCGTTCAGCCGTTTTACACATCAAGGTCAAATATGTATGTGTGCCAATCGCGTTTTGGTTCATAGATCTGCATACAAATTATTCCTCGAAAAATTCAAAGAAAAAGTATCCTCATTAAAAGTTGGAGATCCGAGAGATCCCGAAACGATCATCGGCCCTGTCGTTAATGAACGCCAGGCTTCCAACCTTCGATCAATCATAAATAAAGGCATCGAACAAGGGGCATCCGCTTTGCTTGAAGGAAAAATGACAGGTAACTTAGTCGAACCGACAATTTTAATAGACGTAACCCCAGCAATGCAAATTGCACAGGAGGAGCTATTTGGACCTGTAGTTTGCGTTATTCCATTCGATACAGAAGAAGAGGCAATTGCAATTGCAAACGATACTCGTTTCGGTTTAAGTGGAGCAATCCACACTTCTAACGTTGAACGTGGTGTTCAAATGGCTAAGAAAATTCACTCGGGGATGATACACGTGAATGATATCACAATTAACGATGAGCCAATAGTAGCTTTCGGCGGTGAAAATCAATCGGGCATCGGTAGATTGAACGGACAGTGGAGCCTTGATGAGTTCACTACAATGAAGTGGATTTCAGTGAATTATGGACAAAGGAATTTTCCATATTAA
- a CDS encoding SCO family protein has protein sequence MKNTCYLFIPLVFTVWLSACSSEPQNGKEAIPFSYTDQNGQPFGTDELAGKVWIADFVFTKCTSVCPPMTIEMADLQKKFEDEGIQVEFVSFTVDPTIDSPEVLKSYLFQFTDDESNWHMLTGFSQEEIEVFAREQFQTIVQKPSTSNQVIHGTNFYLIDQQGRIVKEYNYVDESYVEKMIKDIKKLHK, from the coding sequence TTGAAAAACACATGCTATCTGTTTATTCCCCTTGTCTTTACAGTATGGCTTTCCGCTTGCAGTTCTGAGCCACAGAATGGAAAAGAAGCTATCCCTTTTTCTTATACAGACCAAAATGGACAACCTTTTGGTACGGATGAATTAGCAGGGAAAGTTTGGATTGCCGATTTCGTCTTCACAAAATGTACATCCGTCTGTCCTCCGATGACAATAGAGATGGCGGATTTGCAAAAAAAATTCGAGGATGAAGGCATACAAGTTGAATTTGTATCGTTCACTGTCGATCCAACAATTGATTCACCAGAAGTTTTAAAAAGCTACCTTTTTCAGTTCACAGACGACGAATCGAATTGGCATATGTTGACCGGCTTTTCACAAGAGGAAATTGAAGTTTTCGCCAGGGAACAATTTCAAACAATTGTACAAAAACCATCCACATCCAACCAAGTCATTCATGGGACAAACTTTTATTTGATTGATCAGCAAGGCAGGATCGTGAAAGAATACAATTACGTAGATGAATCCTATGTTGAGAAAATGATAAAGGATATTAAAAAACTGCATAAGTAA
- a CDS encoding cell wall metabolism sensor histidine kinase WalK yields the protein MKNLTLSKKIGMVLISSIGFTILFSFFFIHYLYSELYLTSIEESIVYQGKRTASHYHYGELSDEIIGKIQWYNIVSEYEIIVVDNLEDLTSYFPYEVNYETLVDANDMAELEKGSYVLKEGFVRELDHEILGAIFPIKGEKGLIGYIYIYVPLAAVQDVFRGSIPILLIVGGLFFFILFLVINQVWSSLFKPLQDLQQLSFEVSKGNYSNRIQTERDDEIGQLTKAFNQMSLSLQQQEERKKEFTSNIVHELRTPLTYISGYTHVLKDKIYSSPEEAESYLTTIEKETVRLTKLITDLVELNHLQEDLYSIDMQPIAIAQLLVDTVDLFTILIDEMELCLVLNIGEELILTADPKRIQQVFYNTIDNAVKYSVTNGTLAIELTKKEETLQFRVTNDGILIDDEDLERIGDRFFRTDKARNRTTGGTGLGLPIVKEIIRLHKGTFEMTSDATTGTTVTIRLPGLSIDEKEEV from the coding sequence TTGAAGAACCTTACATTAAGCAAGAAAATTGGAATGGTCCTAATTTCCAGTATCGGGTTTACAATACTCTTTTCCTTTTTCTTCATCCACTATCTCTATTCAGAATTGTATTTGACAAGTATTGAAGAATCCATTGTCTATCAAGGGAAAAGGACGGCTTCTCATTACCATTACGGGGAATTAAGTGATGAAATCATCGGTAAAATTCAATGGTACAACATCGTTTCGGAATACGAAATTATCGTCGTTGATAACTTAGAGGATCTCACATCCTATTTCCCTTATGAGGTCAATTATGAAACACTTGTCGACGCAAATGACATGGCAGAGTTGGAAAAAGGATCCTACGTTCTAAAAGAAGGATTCGTAAGAGAACTTGACCATGAAATTCTAGGGGCGATTTTTCCAATCAAAGGTGAAAAAGGACTTATCGGATACATCTATATTTATGTCCCACTTGCTGCAGTTCAAGATGTATTCCGAGGTAGCATTCCAATACTATTGATTGTTGGTGGCTTATTTTTCTTTATACTTTTTTTAGTTATCAATCAGGTATGGAGCTCTTTGTTCAAACCGTTGCAAGATCTTCAGCAGCTTTCTTTTGAAGTATCCAAAGGTAACTATTCAAATCGGATACAAACCGAACGGGACGATGAAATTGGCCAATTAACAAAGGCGTTCAATCAGATGAGCCTTTCACTCCAACAGCAGGAAGAACGCAAAAAGGAATTCACGTCAAACATCGTGCACGAACTTCGTACACCGCTCACTTATATTAGCGGTTACACACATGTACTTAAAGACAAAATATATTCATCACCTGAAGAAGCAGAAAGCTATTTGACAACGATTGAAAAAGAAACAGTTCGACTGACCAAATTAATCACTGATCTTGTGGAATTAAATCATTTACAAGAAGATTTGTATTCCATTGACATGCAGCCAATTGCTATTGCTCAATTATTAGTAGACACAGTTGACTTGTTCACGATACTTATCGATGAGATGGAATTATGTCTTGTATTGAATATTGGAGAAGAACTTATTCTTACAGCTGACCCAAAAAGAATTCAACAAGTCTTTTACAATACAATTGACAATGCCGTAAAATATTCTGTTACAAACGGAACCTTGGCAATTGAATTAACAAAAAAAGAGGAAACCCTTCAATTCCGAGTAACAAACGATGGAATTCTTATTGACGATGAAGATCTCGAACGAATTGGCGATCGTTTTTTCAGGACAGATAAAGCCCGGAATCGGACAACCGGTGGTACTGGCTTAGGACTCCCCATTGTAAAAGAAATCATCCGACTGCACAAAGGGACATTTGAGATGACTAGCGACGCCACGACGGGAACAACCGTAACGATTCGATTGCCAGGCTTATCTATTGACGAAAAAGAAGAGGTGTAA